From Phycodurus eques isolate BA_2022a chromosome 13, UOR_Pequ_1.1, whole genome shotgun sequence, a single genomic window includes:
- the LOC133412140 gene encoding myosin-7-like isoform X2 produces the protein MGDAAMAAFGPAAPFLRKSDKERLEAQTRQFDMKKECFVPDPEVEYVKASVTNRDGDKVTAHTEFGKTVTVKDCDVHPQNPPKFDKIEDMAMFTFLHEPAVLFNLKERYAAWMIYTYSGLFCVTVNPYKWLPVYNQEVVVAYRGKKRSEAPPHIFSISDNAYQYMLADRENQSILITGESGAGKTVNTKRVIQYFASIAAVPSGKKDQAIEKKGTLEDQIIQANPALEAFGNAKTIRNDNSSRFGKFIRIHFDNRGKLASADIETYLLEKSRVTYQLKAERDYHIFYQILSQVKPELLEMLLITNNPYDYAFISQGETTVASINDSEELMATDEAFDVLGFTQEEKNSIYKLTGTIMHYGNMKFKQKQREEQAEADGTEDADKVAYLMGLNSADLIKGLCHPRVKVGNEWVTKGQNVAQVYYAIGALSKSVYEKMFLWMVIRINQSLATKQPRQYFIGVLDIAGFEIFDFNTFEQLCINFTNEKLQQFFNHHMFVLEQEEYKKEGIEWTFIDFGMDLQACIDLIEKPMGIMSILEEECMFPKASDATFKAKLYDNHLGKSNNFQKPRIVKGKPEAHFALMHYAGTVDYNINNWLVKNKDPLNETVVGLYQKSNLKLLAILFANYAGDDSVSGGKGKGAKKKGSSFQTVSALHRENLNKLMTNLRSTHPHFVRCIIPNETKTPGTMENPLVMHQLRCNGVLEGIRICRKGFPNRILYGDFKQRYRILNPNAIPEGQFIDNKKAAEKLLGSLDIDHNQYKLGHTKVFFKAGLLGQLEEMRDARLALIITGIQARSRGLLARLEFQKIVERRDALLVIQWNIRAFMGVKNWPWMKMFFKIKPLLKSAETEKEMANMKEEFTKLKEAYAKSESGKKELEEKMVTLLQEKNDLQLQVQAEQDNLCDVEERCEGLIKNKIQMEAKYKELTERLEDEEEMNAELTAKKRKLEDECSELKKDIDDLELTLAKVEKEKHATENKVKNLTEETAALEEIIAKLTKEKKALQEAHQQALDDLQSEEDKVNSLTKAKSKLEQQVDDLEGSLEQEKKMRMDLERAKRKLEGDLKLAQESLMDLENDKQQLEERLKKKDFEINQFMGKIEDEQAMSTQLQKKLKELQARIEELEEALEAEGASRAKVEKQRADLARELEEISERLEEAGGATSAQIEMNKKREAEFQKLRRDLEESTLQHEATAATLRKKQADSVADLGEQIDNLQRVKQKLEKEKSEIRLELDDVVSNMEHIVKSKSHLEKMCRSLEDQMSEYKTKAEEGQRTINDFTTHKAKLQTENGELARQLEEKDSLVSQLTRGKQSYTQQSEDLKRQLEEEVKAKNALAHAVQSSRHDCDLLREQYEEEQEAKTELQRSMSKANSEVAQWRTKYETDAVQRTEELEDAKKKLAQHLQDAEEAVEAVNAKCSSLEKTKHRLQNEIEDLMVDVERSNAAAAALDKKQRNFDKVLAECKQKYEESQSELESSQKEARTLSTDLFKLKNSYEEALEHLETMKRENKNIQEEISDLTEQFSEGGKSIHELEKIRKQLEQEKSDIQTALEEAETTLEHEEGKILRAQLEFSQVKADFERKLTEKDEELEQAKRNQQRIVDNLQCSLEAETRSRNEALRLKKKMEGDLNEMEIQLSQANRQATETQKQLKSVHAHLKDSQLQLDESLRANDELKENILMVERRNSLIQAELEELRSALEQTERGRKLAEQELLDISERVQLLHSQNTCLLNQKKKLEADTSQLQSEVEDAVQECRNAEEKAKKAITDAAMMAEELKKEQDTSAHLERMKKNMEQTVKGLQHRLDEAEQLAMKGGKKQVQKLEARIKELESEVEMEQRKSSDAVKGARKYERRIKELTYQTEEDRKNLARLRDLVDKLQLKVKSYKRTAEEAEEQADSHMVKFRKIQHELDEAEERADIAESQVNKLRAKSRDVGPKKGQNEE, from the exons atgggTGATGCAGCAATGGCAGCGTTTGGGCCAGCTGCTCCTTTTCTTAGGAAGTCAGATAAGGAGCGTTTGGAAGCCCAAACTCGGCAATTCGATATGAAGAAGGAATGCTTCGTTCCTGACCCTGAGGTTGAGTACGTCAAGGCATCTGTCACTAATCGAGATGGTGACAAAGTTACTGCTCACACTGAGTTTGGAAAG ACTGTGACGGTGAAGGATTGTGACGTGCATCCTCAGAACCCGCCAAAGTTTGATAAAATTGAAGACATGGCCATGTTCACCTTCCTCCACGAGCCCGCTGTGCTGTTTAACCTCAAAGAACGATACGCAGCATGGATGATCTAT ACCTACTCTGGGCTGTTCTGTGTCACTGTCAACCCCTACAAGTGGCTGCCAGTCTACAACCAAGAGGTGGTTGTTGCCTACAGGGGAAAGAAGAGGAGTGAAGCTCCTCCTCACATCTTCTCCATCTCTGACAACGCCTACCAGTACATGCTGGCAG ATCGAGAAAACCAGTCCATTCTCATCAC AGGAGAATCTGGTGCTGGAAAGACTGTCAACACCAAGCGAGTCATTCAATACTTTGCCAGCATTGCTGCAGTTCCAAGTGGTAAAAAAGATCAAGCAATTGAAAAGAAG GGTACCCTGGAGGATCAAATCATCCAGGCTAACCCTGCTCTGGAGGCCTTTGGTAATGCCAAGACTATCAGAAATGACAACTCTTCCAGATTT GGAAAATTCATCAGAATTCATTTTGACAACCGAGGGAAGTTGGCTTCTGCGGACATTGAGACCT ATCTTCTGGAAAAGTCTCGCGTGACCTACCAGCTCAAAGCAGAGAGGGACTACCACATTTTCTACCAGATCTTGTCTCAGGTGAAACCTGAACTTCTCG AAATGCTGCTTATTACCAACAACCCCTATGACTACGCCTTCATCTCCCAAGGAGAGACGACTGTGGCCTCCATCAACGACTCCGAGGAGCTTATGGCTACTGAT gAGGCCTTTGATGTTTTGGGCTTCACTCAAGAAGAGAAGAACAGCATTTACAAGTTGACCGGCACCATCATGCACTACGGTAACATGAAGTTTAAGCAGAAGCAGCGagaagagcaggcggaggctgatggCACTGAAG ATGCTGACAAAGTAGCTTATCTAATGGGCCTGAACTCAGCTGACCTCATTAAAGGTCTCTGTCATCCAAGAGTTAAAGTGGGAAATGAGTGGGTCACCAAGGGACAAAATGTTGCCCAG gtttaCTATGCTATTGGTGCATTGTCCAAGTCAGTGTATGAGAAGATGTTTCTGTGGATGGTGATCCGTATTAACCAATCTCTGGCCACCAAGCAGCCTCGCCAATACTTCATTGGTGTTTTGGATATTGCTGGATTTGAGATCTTTGAT TTCAACACCTTTGAGCAGCTGTGTATCAACTTCACCAATGaaaaactgcaacagtttttcaACCATCATATGTTTGTGCTGGAGCAGGAAGAGTACAAGAAGGAAGGCATTGAATGGACTTTCATAGATTTTGGTATGGACTTGCAGGCCTGTATTGACCTGATTGAAAAG CCCATGGGTATCATGTCCATCCTTGAAGAAGAGTGCATGTTCCCCAAAGCCAGTGATGCAACCTTCAAAGCTAAGCTGTACGACAACCACCTGGGGAAATCCAACAACTTCCAGAAGCCCAGAATAGTCAAAGGGAAACCAGAGGCCCATTTTGCACTGATGCATTATGCTGGGACTGTTGATTACAATATCAATAACTGGCTGGTGAAGAACAAGGATCCTCTAAATGAGACTGTTGTTGGACTTTACCAGAAGTCTAATCTGAAACTATTGGCGATACTCTTTGCAAATTATGCTGGAGATGATTCTG TGTCTGGCGGTAAGGGTAAAGGTGCCAAGAAGAAAGGGTCCTCCTTCCAAACTGTATCTGCATTACACAGG GAGAATCTGAACAAGCTGATGACCAACTTGAGGTCTACTCACCCCCATTTTGTACGCTGCATCATCCCCAATGAGACCAAGACTCCCGGAACCATGGAGAACCCACTGGTCATGCACCAGCTGCGCTGTAACGGTGTGCTGGAAGGCATCAGAATCTGCAGAAAGGGCTTTCCCAACAGGATCCTCTATGGAGATTTCAAACAGAG aTACCGTATTCTGAACCCCAATGCAATTCCTGAAGGACAGTTTATCGACAACAAGAAGGCTGCGGAGAAACTGTTAGGTTCTCTGGATATTGACCACAACCAGTACAAACTTGGACACACTAAG GTGTTCTTCAAAGCCGGACTGCTGGGTCAGCTTGAAGAGATGCGAGATGCCCGATTAGCGCTGATCATTACTGGCATCCAAGCTCGGTCAAGGGGTCTTCTGGCAAGACTTGAATTCCAGAAGATTGTCGAACGGAG GGATGCGTTACTTGTGATCCAGTGGAACATCCGGGCCTTCATGGGGGTCAAGAATTGGCCCTGGATGAAGATGTTCTTCAAGATCAAACCTCTTCTCAAGTCAGCTGAGACTGAAAAGGAAATGGCCAACATGAAGGAAGAGTTCACCAAACTAAAAGAGGCTTATGCAAAATCAGAATCCGGGAAAAAGGAACTCGAAGAAAAAATGGTCACACTTCTTCAAGAGAAAAATGACTTACAGCTACAAGTTCAGGCT GAGCAGGATAATCTTTGTGATGTTGAAGAAAGATGTGAGGgcctgattaaaaacaaaatccagaTGGAAGCAAAGTACAAAGAGTTGACTGAAAGactggaggatgaggaggagatgAATGCTGAACTAACAGCTAAGAAACGAAAATTGGAGGATGAGTGCTCTGAGCTAAAGAAAGACATTGATGATTTAGAATTAACCCTTGCTAAAGTGGAGAAGGAGAAACATGCCACTGAAAACAAG GTGAAAAACCTGACAGAGGAAACGGCTGCCTTGGAGGAAATCATCGCCAAGCTGACCAAGGAGAAGAAAGCCTTACAAGAAGCTCATCAGCAAGCGCTGGATGATCTTCAGAGTGAAGAAGACAAAGTCaactctctgaccaaggccaaATCAAAACTAGAGCAGCAAGTGGATGAC TTGGAAGGATCCCTGGagcaagagaaaaaaatgcgAATGGACCTTGAAAGAGCAAAGCGAAAGCTTGAAGGGGACTTAAAATTAGCTCAAGAGAGTCTTATGGACCTGGAAAATGACAAGCAACAACTTGAAGAGAGGCTTAAAAA GaaagattttgaaattaacCAATTTATGGGTAAAATAGAGGACGAGCAAGCCATGAGTACACAGCTACAGAAAAAATTGAAGGAGTTGcag GCCCGCATTGAGGAACTTGAGGAAGCGCTTGAGGCAGAAGGAGCTTCACGAGCCAAGGTGGAGAAGCAGAGAGCAGACTTGGCCAGAGAGCTGGAGGAGATCAGTGAGAGGCTGGAGGAGGCTGGTGGAGCAACATCTGCTCAGATTGAGATGAACAAGAAGAGGGAGGCTGAGTTCCAGAAACTCCGCAGAGACCTGGAAGAGTCCACTCTCCAGCATGAAGCCACTGCAGCCACTCTGAGAAAGAAACAAGCTGACAGTGTTGCTGACCTGGGAGAGCAGATAGACAACCTGCAGAGAGTCAAGCAGAAACTGGAGAAGGAGAAGAGTGAAATTAGACTGGAACTGGATGATGTCGTCTCCAATATGGAACATATTGTGAAGTCCAAG AGTCATTTAGAGAAAATGTGCAGGTCCCTGGAAGACCAAATGagtgaatataaaacaaaggcAGAAGAGGGACAGCGTACCATCAATGacttcaccacacacaaagccaAACTTCAAACTGAAAATG GTGAACTTGCAAGGCAACTTGAAGAGAAGGATTCTCTGGTGTCGCAACTCACTAGAGGAAAACAATCCTATACTCAACAAAGTGAAGACCTTAAAAGGCAACTGGAAGAGGAAGTCAAG GCCAAGAATGCTTTAGCCCATGCTGTGCAGTCCTCTCGCCATGACTGTGACCTGCTCAGAGAGCAGtatgaggaggagcaggaggccaAGACTGAACTGCAGCGCAGCATGTCCAAGGCCAACTCTGAGGTGGCTCAGTGGAGAACGAAGTATGAAACTGATGCCGTCCAGAGGACTGAAGAACTGGAAGATGCTAA GAAGAAGCTGGCTCAGCATCTACAGGATGCTGAGGAAGCTGTGGAAGCAGTCAATGCTAAATGTTCCTCTCTGGAGAAAACCAAACACAGACTGCAGAATGAGATTGAAGATCTGATGGTGGATGTCGAGAGGTCaaacgctgctgctgctgctctggACAAGAAGCAAAGGAACTTTGACAAG GTCTTGGCAGAGTGTAAACAGAAATATGAGGAGTCTCAATCAGAGCTGGAAAGCTCACAAAAGGAGGCAAGGACTTTGAGCACAGACCTTTTCAAACTGAAGAACTCCTATGAAGAAGCTCTCGAGCACCTAGAGACTATGAAGAGAGAAAACAAGAACATACAAG AGGAAATATCTGACCTCACTGAACAATTCAGTGAGGGAGGAAAGAGTATTCATGAGCTTGAAAAAATACGAAAGCAGTTGGAACAGGAAAAGTCTGACATTCAAACTGCTTTGGAAGAGGCAGAG ACCACATTGGAGCATGAGGAAGGAAAAATTCTCAGAGCCCAGCTTGAGTTCAGTCAGGTGAAGGCCGATTTTGAGCGCAAGCTGACTGAAAAAGATGAGGAGCTAGAGCAAGCAAAGAGAAACCAACAGAGAATTGTAGACAACCTTCAGTGCTCCCTTGAAGCGGAGACCCGAAGCAGGAATGAGGCCCTTCgtttgaagaagaagatggaggGAGACCTCAATGAGATGGAGATTCAGCTAAGTCAGGCCAACAGGCAGGCAACTGAAACTCAGAAACAACTCAAATCTGTTCATGCACACCTAAAG GATTCCCAACTCCAACTTGATGAGTCTCTTCGTGCTAATGATGAGCTCAAAGAGAACATCCTCATGGTGGAGAGACGTAACAGTCTAATTCAAGCTGAGCTGGAAGAACTTCGGTCTGCTCTTGAGCAAACCGAGAGAGGACGCAAACTTGCTGAGCAAGAGCTGCTGGATATTAGCGAGAGGGTGCAGCTCCTGCACTCGCAG AACACCTGCCTGCTAAACCAGAAGAAAAAACTGGAAGCTGATACATCCCAACTTCAGAGTGAGGTTGAAGATGCAGTTCAGGAGTGCAGGAACGCTGAAGAGAAGGCCAAGAAGGCTATTACTGATGCTGCCATGATGGCAGAAGAGCTGAAGAAAGAACAGGACACCAGTGCTCACCTGGAGCGTATGAAGAAGAACATGGAGCAAACCGTCAAAGGCCTGCAGCACCGTCTGGATGAAGCTGAACAACTTGCAATGAAGGGAGGCAAGAAGCAGGTGCAGAAGCTTGAGGCCAGG ATCAAAGAGCTGGAAAGTGAAGTTGAAATGGAACAAAGAAAGTCAAGCGATGCTGTCAAGGGTGCACGGAAGTATGAGAGACGCATCAAAGAGCTAACATACCAA aCAGAAGAGGATCGTAAGAACCTAGCCCGTCTGCGAGACCTTGTGGATAAACTCCAGTTAAAAGTCAAATCCTATAAGAGGACTGCCGAGGAAGCT GAAGAACAAGCAGACAGTCACATGGTGAAGTTCCGTAAGATTCAGCATGAGCTTGATGAAGCGGAGGAGAGAGCTGACATTGCTGAGTCTCAGGTCAACAAGCTGCGTGCCAAGAGTCGGGATGTTGGCCCAAAG AAAGGACAGAATGAAGAATGA